A portion of the uncultured Bacteroides sp. genome contains these proteins:
- a CDS encoding insulinase family protein: protein MKKSFSLILVLLLPWVLQAQSSAPLPIDPGVRTGKLDNGLTYYIRHNAYPEKRAEFYIAQNVGSILEEDSQSGLAHFLEHMAFNGTKHYPGRKNMLDYLEKNGAKFGENVNAYTSFDQTVYNLSDIPVHRESLVDSCLLILHDWSGFITLDNAEIDKERAIIKEEWRTRNNANLRNMERLFAILFKDTRYANRMPIGSMDVVEHFPYQQIKDYYHKWYRPDLQAIVVVGDIDVDRVEARIKEMFADIKKPVNPAIREYFTVPEYTSPIATVLTDPETTSTNITVYYPHDGIAKAVKHTEQGYYEMVLEGFVSNMLSTRLAEITQKAGAPFMRASAGNGNYIIAKTKEAWTLSATCKEGEVLSALRAVVGENERAKQFGFTQAELDRIKTSYLEMYANSYNNRNKQNNEAYVKEYVNNFTDDEPIPGIEYEYELVKKFIPQIDLNAVNECLRRLSATPNMVVSVTGPQKEGVTYPSEKELIDVVQNVVTQKLTAYEEKVISTNLISSLPAAGKIVKVKKNEKMGATEWTLSNGMRIVLKKTDYKDDQVLMSSVAYGGNSLFADPEIFNAGFIRTVPSIGGVGAFSAIDLGKALAGKSASVNVSVSSATEGISGSSSIKDVETLLQLTHLYFTAPRKDEQAYAAFIERLHNQLKNAAASPSSIMSDSISRAVYGDNPRMQRLHLEDLSKLNYDRMIEMYKEVFANPSAFTFVFVGSIDEATLRPLLEKYLASLPAGNKNIKNKKVNDDIRKGDYTKIFTQKMEAPKATSLKVYWGMLKRTRKTEITLDILNQVLDVVYTRTVREAEGGTYGVSTGANISRLPDGRTMLQIMFDTNPEKERHLSEVIRRELGRIATDGPEAVDFNKTKEYMVKSYQQGLKTNGYWSGILSTLYFYNEDYHTDYLKTLESVSPDDVKKLTNELLLQKNLIEVVMMPKE, encoded by the coding sequence ATGAAAAAGAGTTTTAGCTTGATTTTAGTGCTTCTGTTGCCGTGGGTGTTGCAGGCGCAATCTTCTGCTCCTCTCCCCATTGATCCGGGAGTAAGAACCGGTAAATTAGATAATGGGCTGACGTACTATATCCGCCACAATGCTTACCCGGAGAAACGCGCGGAGTTTTACATCGCACAGAATGTAGGTTCTATACTCGAAGAAGATTCACAGTCGGGCTTGGCCCATTTCTTGGAGCACATGGCTTTCAACGGTACCAAACACTACCCGGGCCGTAAAAATATGCTCGATTATCTGGAAAAGAATGGAGCCAAATTTGGTGAGAACGTAAATGCCTATACTTCTTTTGATCAAACAGTATATAACCTTTCTGATATTCCCGTTCATCGTGAAAGTCTGGTAGACTCTTGTTTGCTGATCTTACACGACTGGTCTGGTTTCATCACGCTCGATAATGCTGAGATAGATAAAGAACGTGCCATTATTAAAGAAGAATGGCGCACTCGCAACAATGCGAACTTACGTAATATGGAGCGCTTGTTTGCTATCTTGTTTAAAGATACCCGGTATGCCAACCGGATGCCTATCGGTAGCATGGACGTGGTCGAACATTTCCCTTATCAGCAGATCAAAGATTACTATCACAAATGGTATCGTCCCGATTTGCAAGCCATTGTTGTAGTGGGTGATATAGATGTGGATCGTGTGGAGGCTCGCATCAAAGAGATGTTTGCCGACATCAAGAAGCCGGTCAATCCTGCTATTAGAGAATACTTTACTGTACCCGAATATACCAGTCCTATTGCGACGGTACTTACCGATCCTGAAACAACCAGTACAAATATTACTGTTTATTACCCGCACGATGGTATTGCAAAGGCAGTGAAGCACACGGAGCAAGGATACTACGAAATGGTTCTAGAAGGGTTTGTCTCAAACATGCTCTCTACTCGTTTGGCTGAGATCACACAGAAAGCCGGAGCACCCTTCATGCGTGCGTCTGCCGGAAACGGGAATTACATTATCGCTAAGACCAAAGAGGCTTGGACACTTTCTGCCACTTGCAAAGAAGGCGAGGTACTCTCTGCGCTTCGTGCCGTAGTTGGTGAGAACGAACGGGCGAAACAGTTCGGCTTCACACAGGCGGAACTCGATCGCATCAAGACCTCTTACCTTGAAATGTATGCTAACTCTTACAATAACCGTAACAAGCAGAACAATGAGGCTTATGTGAAAGAGTACGTGAATAATTTCACTGACGATGAACCGATTCCGGGCATCGAATATGAATACGAATTAGTGAAGAAGTTCATTCCGCAGATTGATCTTAATGCGGTGAACGAATGTCTGCGTCGTCTTTCGGCAACGCCCAACATGGTTGTTTCCGTAACCGGACCTCAGAAAGAAGGAGTCACTTATCCTTCAGAGAAGGAGTTGATTGATGTGGTGCAAAATGTGGTTACTCAGAAACTTACTGCTTACGAAGAAAAAGTGATTTCTACTAATCTGATCAGTTCTTTGCCTGCTGCCGGAAAAATAGTGAAGGTGAAGAAAAATGAGAAGATGGGGGCTACGGAGTGGACTTTGTCTAACGGTATGCGCATTGTGTTGAAGAAGACCGATTACAAAGATGATCAGGTATTGATGTCGTCAGTAGCTTACGGAGGTAATTCTTTGTTTGCCGATCCTGAAATATTCAATGCCGGCTTCATCCGTACAGTTCCATCGATCGGTGGAGTAGGTGCTTTCAGTGCTATCGACCTGGGCAAAGCGCTTGCCGGCAAATCTGCTAGTGTGAATGTTTCTGTTAGTTCGGCTACAGAAGGTATTTCCGGTTCCTCTTCTATCAAGGATGTAGAAACGTTATTGCAACTTACACATCTCTATTTCACTGCTCCCCGCAAGGATGAGCAAGCGTATGCTGCTTTCATTGAGCGTCTACACAACCAATTGAAGAATGCGGCTGCATCACCTTCATCGATCATGAGTGACAGTATCTCTCGTGCTGTCTATGGAGACAATCCACGCATGCAACGTCTTCATTTGGAAGACCTCAGTAAACTTAATTACGATCGTATGATCGAGATGTACAAAGAGGTTTTTGCGAACCCATCTGCTTTCACTTTCGTGTTTGTAGGTTCTATTGATGAAGCAACTCTTCGTCCGTTGCTTGAAAAGTATCTGGCTTCTCTGCCTGCCGGTAATAAGAATATTAAAAATAAGAAAGTGAATGATGACATCCGCAAGGGTGACTATACCAAGATCTTTACTCAGAAGATGGAAGCCCCTAAAGCTACCAGTTTAAAAGTCTATTGGGGTATGTTGAAGAGAACCCGCAAGACTGAGATTACACTGGACATCCTCAATCAGGTGCTTGATGTTGTTTATACCCGTACGGTTCGTGAAGCTGAAGGAGGTACTTACGGCGTCTCTACCGGAGCTAACATTAGCCGCTTGCCTGATGGACGTACGATGCTGCAGATTATGTTCGATACGAATCCTGAGAAAGAACGTCATTTAAGTGAGGTGATCCGTCGCGAACTTGGACGCATTGCTACGGATGGTCCTGAAGCAGTTGATTTCAACAAAACAAAGGAATATATGGTGAAGAGCTATCAGCAAGGACTCAAAACCAACGGCTATTGGTCGGGCATTCTCAGTACGCTTTACTTCTATAATGAAGACTATCACACCGATTACCTCAAAACGCTTGAGTCTGTCTCACCGGATGATGTGAAGAAGCTGACCAATGAGTTACTTTTGCAGAAGAACCTCATCGAAGTGGTAATGATGCCTAAGGAATAA
- a CDS encoding tetratricopeptide repeat protein produces the protein MKKNILLFVAFSLLTHWSMAQAPKWVEKAKKAVFSVVTYDKQDKILNTGNGFFVTENGVALSDCSLFKGAYRAVVVDADGKQMSVESILGANDIYDVVKFRVRSEKKVTALKIATAAQAVGADAYLLPYSTQKDRSCTAGKVKAVTTIGGSHHYYTLNMALKDKMVSCPVTDAEGQVFGLAQKSSGKDTTTVCYAVGASFAMSQSIGALSLGDNALQSIHIKKGLPETEDQALVYLYMASTQTTPEVYTELLNDFVAQYPTNVDGYIRRAGNSVYLGVKDKDVAQMDKAAADLDQALKVGQKKDDVHYNIAKLIYGYQLSKPEKVYKDWTYEKALIEIRAAQAIDSLPIYIQLEGDIFFAMQNYADAFTAYQKVNRTNLVSPATFYSAAKTRELMKGDIKEIIALMDSCVAHCTKPYTEDASPYLLERARFNMDAELYRAAMLDYDAYYDAVSGKVNDVFYYYREQASLKAKQFQRALDDIAKAIELSPKDLSYRAELAVVNLRVGRFEQAIKVLDEALVIDPKYAEAYRLKGICQVQLKQSKEACASFAKAKELGDTAVDALIEKHCK, from the coding sequence ATGAAAAAGAACATTCTACTATTTGTTGCATTCAGCCTGCTGACACATTGGAGCATGGCACAGGCCCCTAAGTGGGTGGAGAAAGCAAAAAAAGCCGTCTTTTCGGTTGTTACGTATGATAAACAAGACAAGATTCTCAATACAGGCAATGGATTTTTTGTTACTGAAAATGGTGTAGCACTGTCCGATTGCTCTTTGTTCAAAGGTGCCTACCGTGCAGTAGTGGTGGATGCTGATGGTAAACAAATGTCCGTAGAATCTATTCTGGGTGCCAATGACATCTATGATGTGGTTAAGTTTCGTGTTCGTTCCGAAAAGAAAGTGACAGCGCTGAAGATTGCGACTGCTGCTCAGGCTGTGGGGGCTGACGCCTATTTGTTACCTTATTCTACACAGAAAGATCGCTCTTGCACGGCGGGTAAGGTAAAGGCGGTGACCACAATTGGTGGTTCGCACCACTACTATACGCTCAACATGGCACTGAAAGATAAAATGGTGAGCTGTCCTGTTACCGATGCCGAAGGGCAGGTGTTCGGCCTGGCTCAGAAATCATCAGGCAAGGATACTACTACCGTATGTTATGCTGTGGGCGCCTCTTTTGCGATGTCTCAAAGTATCGGCGCTCTTTCGTTGGGCGATAACGCTTTGCAGAGTATCCACATAAAGAAGGGACTACCGGAGACTGAAGATCAGGCGCTTGTCTATCTCTATATGGCTTCAACGCAAACGACTCCTGAAGTCTATACCGAATTGCTGAATGATTTTGTTGCTCAATATCCTACGAATGTTGATGGATATATCCGCCGTGCCGGTAACTCTGTTTACCTCGGTGTGAAGGATAAGGATGTTGCACAAATGGACAAAGCGGCAGCCGACTTGGATCAAGCCCTTAAAGTGGGACAGAAAAAGGACGATGTACATTACAACATTGCGAAACTTATTTATGGCTACCAACTGAGCAAACCCGAAAAGGTGTACAAAGATTGGACGTATGAGAAGGCTCTCATTGAAATACGTGCAGCTCAGGCGATAGACTCTTTACCTATTTATATTCAGTTGGAAGGTGATATCTTCTTTGCAATGCAGAATTATGCGGATGCTTTTACCGCTTATCAGAAGGTAAACCGTACGAATCTGGTCTCACCGGCAACGTTCTATAGTGCGGCAAAGACACGCGAGTTGATGAAAGGGGATATCAAGGAAATCATTGCTCTGATGGATAGTTGCGTGGCGCATTGCACAAAGCCTTATACGGAAGATGCTTCTCCTTATCTTCTTGAGCGTGCGCGGTTCAATATGGATGCCGAACTGTATCGTGCAGCGATGCTCGATTATGATGCATACTATGATGCTGTTAGTGGCAAGGTGAATGATGTGTTCTACTACTATCGTGAACAGGCATCTTTAAAGGCAAAGCAGTTTCAACGGGCACTCGATGATATAGCCAAAGCCATCGAACTCAGTCCCAAAGACCTCTCTTATCGTGCCGAACTTGCTGTGGTTAATCTGCGTGTGGGACGTTTTGAACAAGCCATAAAGGTGCTCGATGAAGCATTAGTCATCGACCCTAAATATGCAGAAGCTTACCGTTTGAAAGGTATCTGTCAGGTACAGTTGAAGCAATCGAAAGAGGCTTGTGCGAGTTTCGCTAAAGCCAAGGAGTTGGGCGACACAGCCGTAGATGCATTAATAGAGAAACATTGTAAGTGA
- the rlmB gene encoding 23S rRNA (guanosine(2251)-2'-O)-methyltransferase RlmB — MTDNSEMIFGVRAVIEAIQAGKEIDKILVKTDIQSDLSKELFAALKGTLIPVQRVPVERINRVTRKNHQGVIAFVSSVTYQKTEQLVPFLFEEGKNPFFVMLDGITDVRNFGAIARTCECAGVDAVIIPAKGSVSVNADAVKTSAGALHTLPVCREQNLKTTLQYLKDSGFKIVAATEKGDYDYSKADYKGPLCIIMGAEDTGVSYDNLALCDEWVKIPMLGSIGSLNVSVAAGILIYEAVKQRIQGE; from the coding sequence ATGACAGACAATAGTGAAATGATTTTTGGCGTTCGCGCCGTGATAGAAGCCATACAAGCAGGGAAAGAAATCGATAAGATCTTGGTAAAAACAGATATTCAGAGTGATCTTTCCAAAGAACTCTTTGCTGCTCTGAAGGGAACCCTTATCCCTGTGCAGCGCGTGCCTGTTGAACGTATCAATCGCGTTACCCGTAAGAACCATCAGGGAGTAATCGCCTTTGTTTCTTCTGTCACTTACCAAAAAACCGAGCAATTGGTACCTTTCCTCTTTGAGGAAGGAAAGAACCCTTTCTTCGTGATGCTTGATGGTATTACGGATGTGCGCAACTTTGGAGCCATAGCCCGTACTTGCGAGTGTGCCGGTGTTGATGCGGTTATTATTCCCGCCAAGGGGAGCGTTTCTGTGAATGCCGACGCTGTGAAGACTTCAGCCGGAGCATTGCATACACTGCCTGTTTGCCGTGAGCAAAACCTGAAAACAACCCTTCAATACCTGAAAGATAGTGGCTTCAAAATAGTTGCAGCTACCGAAAAAGGAGATTATGATTATAGCAAAGCCGACTATAAAGGTCCGCTATGCATCATCATGGGTGCGGAAGATACAGGAGTTTCTTATGATAATCTTGCTTTGTGCGATGAATGGGTCAAGATTCCAATGCTTGGAAGCATAGGATCTCTCAATGTTTCCGTTGCTGCAGGTATTTTGATCTACGAAGCAGTGAAACAACGCATTCAAGGAGAATAA
- the recN gene encoding DNA repair protein RecN, translated as MLRSLFIQNYALIEKLDINFGTGFSVITGETGAGKSIILGAIGLLLGQRADVKSIRRGAPKCVIEARFDIAAYNMQSFFADNELEYEPECILRRELYASGKSRAFINDTPASLVQVKELGEQLIDVHSQHQNLLLNQEGFQLNVLDILAHNDKELDEYRSLYAEWKRLERSLAELIVRSDQSKADEDFVRFQLEQLEEANLNDEEQEALEQEAETLTHAEEIKAGLYKVEQLFAGEEVGILSAMKDGLAALLAIEKVYLPAGELAKRMESSYIELKDIVQEVSLQNETIEFNPVRLDEVNDRLNLIYSLQQKHRVQTVKELLVLMEEYRAKLDEITSFDEQIVELTSQRDAIYNKVKKQAAVLTKKRTIAAREVEQQMATRLVPLGMPNIRFQVEMGMKKEPGTMGEDTVSFLFSANKNGTLQNISSVASGGEIARVMLSVKAMIAGAVKLPTIVFDEIDTGVSGEIADRMADIMQEMGQRDRQVISITHLPQIAARGIAHYKVYKQDNDTETNSHIRYLTSEERIEEIAHMLSGATLTEAALNNAKALLKS; from the coding sequence ATGTTACGTTCATTATTCATACAGAACTATGCATTGATAGAGAAGCTTGATATCAATTTCGGAACAGGTTTCTCGGTGATTACCGGTGAAACGGGTGCCGGTAAATCAATCATTCTGGGAGCCATAGGGCTTTTGCTCGGACAGCGTGCTGATGTGAAATCTATTCGTCGGGGAGCACCCAAATGTGTCATTGAAGCCCGGTTTGATATTGCAGCTTACAACATGCAGTCTTTCTTTGCAGATAATGAGTTAGAATATGAGCCAGAGTGTATTCTCCGTCGGGAATTATACGCTTCCGGCAAGAGCCGCGCATTTATTAATGACACACCTGCGTCGTTAGTGCAAGTAAAAGAACTGGGCGAGCAACTGATTGATGTGCATTCCCAACATCAAAACTTGTTGCTCAACCAAGAGGGTTTTCAGCTGAATGTACTCGATATCCTGGCACATAACGATAAGGAACTTGATGAATACCGAAGCTTGTATGCAGAATGGAAACGCTTGGAGCGTTCATTGGCAGAGCTTATTGTTCGTTCCGACCAAAGCAAAGCAGATGAAGACTTTGTCCGTTTTCAATTAGAACAACTCGAAGAGGCCAATCTGAATGATGAGGAACAGGAAGCGTTGGAACAAGAAGCGGAAACATTGACGCACGCTGAAGAAATCAAAGCGGGGTTATATAAGGTGGAGCAACTGTTTGCCGGCGAGGAAGTCGGAATACTCTCTGCGATGAAGGACGGATTGGCTGCTTTGTTGGCCATAGAAAAGGTTTATCTTCCGGCCGGCGAGTTGGCCAAACGAATGGAGAGTAGTTACATCGAGCTAAAAGATATTGTTCAGGAAGTAAGTCTGCAGAACGAAACGATAGAATTCAATCCTGTTCGCTTGGATGAAGTAAACGATAGACTCAACCTGATCTACTCTTTACAGCAGAAGCATCGTGTGCAAACGGTGAAGGAACTTCTGGTGCTTATGGAAGAGTATCGTGCTAAGCTGGATGAGATCACTTCTTTCGATGAACAGATTGTCGAACTTACTTCTCAACGGGATGCCATCTATAATAAGGTGAAGAAACAAGCTGCCGTCTTAACAAAAAAACGAACGATTGCCGCTCGTGAGGTAGAGCAACAGATGGCTACCCGTTTGGTACCGTTAGGCATGCCCAATATTCGTTTCCAAGTAGAAATGGGAATGAAGAAGGAACCCGGAACGATGGGAGAGGACACTGTTTCTTTTCTCTTCTCGGCCAACAAGAACGGAACGTTGCAGAACATTTCGTCTGTAGCATCCGGCGGAGAGATCGCGCGTGTTATGCTTTCCGTTAAAGCGATGATAGCCGGAGCCGTGAAACTTCCTACGATTGTCTTCGACGAAATAGACACTGGTGTGTCAGGAGAAATTGCCGATCGCATGGCCGACATCATGCAAGAGATGGGCCAGCGAGACCGTCAGGTGATTAGCATTACCCATCTGCCACAAATAGCAGCCCGTGGCATCGCTCATTATAAGGTTTACAAACAAGATAACGACACGGAGACGAATAGCCATATTCGGTACCTCACTAGCGAAGAACGCATAGAAGAGATCGCTCACATGCTGAGTGGAGCCACGCTTACCGAAGCAGCACTCAACAATGCCAAAGCTTTGCTAAAGAGCTAA
- the coaBC gene encoding bifunctional phosphopantothenoylcysteine decarboxylase/phosphopantothenate--cysteine ligase CoaBC, whose amino-acid sequence MNSFLQGKKIILGITGSIAAYKACYIIRGLIKRGAEVQVVITPAGKEFITPITLSALTSKPVISEFFAQRDGTWNSHVDLGLWADAMLIAPASASTIGKMANGIADNMLITTYLSVKAPVFVAPAMDLDMFAHPSTQKNIDTLRSYGNRIIEPVTGELASHLVGKGRMEEPENIIQVLEDFFASAADLDKKKVLITAGPTYEKIDPVRFIGNYSSGKMGFALAEECAHRGAEVILVTGPVQQTAHHPNIQRIDVETAAQMHAVAVEHFPAMNAAILCAAVADFTPEVVSDQKMKRQGDGLTLQLKPTQDIAACLGQMKQADQCLVGFALETNDEQQHAQGKLERKNFDFIVLNSLNDKGAGFRCDTNKVSIIDRQGCTNYDLKPKVEVARDIIDRLSQLLAERKK is encoded by the coding sequence ATGAACTCTTTTTTGCAAGGGAAAAAAATAATACTCGGAATAACGGGTAGCATCGCTGCCTACAAAGCATGCTACATCATCCGTGGCCTCATAAAGCGGGGAGCCGAGGTGCAGGTGGTTATAACCCCTGCCGGAAAAGAATTTATAACACCTATTACCTTGTCGGCGCTGACGAGCAAGCCCGTCATCAGTGAGTTCTTCGCTCAGCGAGATGGTACGTGGAACAGCCACGTTGACCTTGGCCTTTGGGCGGATGCCATGCTTATTGCTCCCGCCTCTGCCTCTACCATTGGCAAGATGGCAAACGGTATTGCCGACAATATGCTTATCACCACTTATCTTTCTGTTAAAGCTCCTGTCTTTGTGGCTCCTGCCATGGATCTGGATATGTTTGCTCACCCATCTACACAAAAGAATATTGATACACTTCGTTCGTACGGTAATCGCATTATAGAGCCGGTCACAGGCGAATTAGCCAGTCACCTGGTGGGAAAAGGAAGGATGGAGGAACCCGAGAATATCATTCAGGTACTGGAAGATTTCTTCGCTTCTGCAGCAGATTTAGATAAAAAAAAAGTACTGATCACAGCCGGACCTACCTACGAAAAGATTGATCCTGTGCGCTTCATAGGCAACTACTCTTCAGGCAAAATGGGCTTTGCTCTGGCTGAAGAGTGTGCGCATCGTGGAGCCGAAGTGATATTGGTAACCGGACCAGTGCAGCAAACGGCTCATCATCCTAACATACAACGGATTGATGTGGAGACTGCTGCTCAGATGCACGCTGTGGCTGTGGAACATTTTCCCGCAATGAATGCCGCTATACTTTGCGCTGCCGTGGCCGACTTTACACCCGAGGTGGTTTCTGATCAAAAGATGAAACGGCAAGGCGACGGGTTGACTCTTCAACTGAAACCGACACAAGATATTGCTGCATGCTTGGGACAGATGAAGCAGGCAGACCAGTGTTTGGTGGGTTTTGCTCTCGAAACAAACGATGAGCAGCAACATGCTCAAGGAAAATTAGAAAGAAAGAATTTTGATTTTATCGTGCTCAACTCGCTTAATGATAAGGGAGCGGGCTTTCGTTGCGATACGAACAAGGTTAGCATCATCGACCGACAGGGATGCACGAATTACGACCTCAAACCTAAAGTAGAGGTGGCACGTGATATTATTGATCGGTTATCTCAATTGTTAGCCGAGAGAAAGAAGTAG
- a CDS encoding exonuclease domain-containing protein yields the protein MKLNLKNPIVFFDLETTGININTDRIVEICYLKVHPNGNEESKTLRINPEMHIPAESSAIHGIYDADVANCPTFKAVAKNIANDIEGADLAGFNSNRFDIPVLAEEFLRAGVDIDMSRRKFVDVQVIYHKLEQRTLSAAYKFYCGKNLEDAHTAEADTRATYEVLMSQLDRYSELQNDMAFLADFSTHNKNVDFAGRMVYDEKGTEIFNFGKYKGMSVSEVLKKDPGYYSWIVNSDFTLNTKAVLTKIRLRELTGTK from the coding sequence ATGAAATTAAACCTGAAAAACCCGATTGTCTTTTTTGATTTGGAGACTACGGGCATTAATATTAACACAGACCGCATTGTCGAAATCTGTTATCTCAAAGTCCATCCTAACGGGAATGAAGAGTCTAAAACACTGCGTATTAATCCCGAAATGCATATCCCTGCAGAATCTTCCGCCATTCATGGTATTTACGATGCTGACGTAGCGAACTGTCCTACTTTCAAAGCGGTGGCGAAGAACATTGCCAACGACATTGAGGGGGCTGATTTGGCAGGCTTTAATTCCAATCGTTTTGATATTCCCGTGCTTGCTGAAGAGTTTCTTCGTGCCGGGGTGGATATTGATATGAGCCGTCGTAAGTTTGTTGATGTACAGGTGATATACCACAAGTTGGAACAACGCACGCTCTCCGCTGCTTATAAGTTTTATTGCGGAAAGAATCTGGAAGATGCGCATACGGCCGAAGCCGACACTCGCGCTACGTATGAGGTGCTAATGTCTCAACTAGACCGTTATTCGGAATTGCAGAATGATATGGCTTTTCTGGCTGACTTCTCCACACACAACAAAAACGTAGACTTTGCCGGAAGAATGGTGTACGATGAAAAGGGTACAGAGATCTTTAATTTCGGAAAATATAAAGGCATGTCAGTTTCTGAAGTATTAAAGAAGGATCCCGGATACTATAGCTGGATAGTGAATAGCGACTTTACACTCAACACAAAAGCAGTGCTTACGAAAATTCGCTTAAGAGAACTGACCGGGACTAAATAG
- the dnaN gene encoding DNA polymerase III subunit beta, with translation MKFIVSSTALSSHLQAVSRVINSKNSLPILECFLFRLEDGTLSVTVSDSETTMDTTIEVKDSDSNGLFAVPAKTMLDALKELPEQPLAFEVNAETYEIGIQYMNGKYSLMGQNADEYPRSAALGENNAVRVEMDAQVLLAGINRAIFATADDELRPVMNGIYFDITTDDITMVASDGHKLVRCKTLAAKGTERAAFILPKKPANMLKNLLPKESGSVTVEFDERNAVFTLENYRMVCRLIEGRYPNYNSVIPQNNPYKVTVDRAQLMGALRRVSIFSSQSSSLIKLRVQENQIVVSAQDIDFSTSAEEMLICQYSGEAMSIGFKSTFLIDILNNISATEVIIELADPSRAGVVVPVEQTQNEDLLMLLMPMMLND, from the coding sequence ATGAAATTTATCGTTTCAAGTACTGCGTTATCCAGCCATTTACAGGCTGTCAGCCGCGTTATTAATTCCAAAAATTCGTTGCCTATTTTGGAATGTTTCCTTTTTCGACTTGAAGACGGAACACTGTCTGTAACTGTGTCGGACAGCGAAACAACGATGGATACTACGATTGAAGTAAAAGACAGTGATTCCAATGGTCTATTTGCCGTACCGGCAAAAACCATGCTTGACGCTTTGAAGGAACTTCCCGAACAGCCGCTGGCATTTGAAGTAAACGCTGAAACGTATGAAATCGGAATTCAGTACATGAATGGTAAGTATAGTCTCATGGGGCAGAATGCTGATGAATATCCTCGTTCGGCCGCACTTGGCGAAAATAATGCCGTGCGAGTGGAAATGGATGCACAGGTATTGTTGGCCGGCATTAATCGTGCCATCTTTGCTACGGCAGATGATGAGTTGCGACCTGTAATGAATGGTATTTATTTTGATATTACTACTGACGATATTACGATGGTGGCATCGGACGGACATAAGCTGGTGCGTTGCAAGACTCTTGCGGCTAAAGGAACGGAACGTGCTGCTTTCATCTTGCCAAAAAAACCGGCTAATATGCTGAAGAATCTACTTCCCAAAGAATCAGGAAGTGTGACTGTGGAGTTTGATGAACGAAATGCTGTCTTTACGCTTGAAAACTACCGCATGGTGTGTCGCCTTATTGAAGGACGCTATCCAAACTATAACTCTGTGATTCCACAGAATAATCCGTATAAGGTTACGGTAGATCGGGCGCAACTGATGGGTGCATTACGTCGTGTGTCTATTTTCTCCTCACAATCAAGCAGCCTCATAAAGCTTCGGGTACAGGAAAACCAAATAGTGGTATCTGCACAAGATATTGATTTCTCTACCTCGGCTGAAGAAATGTTGATTTGCCAATATTCCGGTGAAGCAATGAGCATTGGTTTTAAATCTACTTTCTTGATTGATATTCTGAATAATATATCGGCTACTGAGGTGATTATTGAACTGGCTGATCCATCGCGTGCAGGAGTTGTTGTTCCGGTGGAACAGACTCAAAATGAAGATTTGCTGATGTTGCTGATGCCGATGATGCTGAATGATTGA
- a CDS encoding DUF3127 domain-containing protein yields MDFSGKIIAILQPKGGLSKAGNEWKSQEYVIENHDQYPRKMCFEVFGTEKIEQFAIQMGEELTVSFDIDARQWQDRWFNSMRAWKVERINSGAPTATGSPVPPPPPTAMPDFISGDAKDDLPF; encoded by the coding sequence ATGGATTTTAGTGGAAAAATAATCGCCATACTTCAGCCTAAAGGCGGATTATCAAAGGCTGGAAACGAGTGGAAATCTCAAGAATATGTGATCGAAAACCACGATCAGTATCCTAGAAAAATGTGCTTTGAGGTTTTTGGAACAGAAAAGATAGAGCAATTTGCCATTCAGATGGGTGAAGAGTTGACTGTATCATTCGACATTGATGCCCGTCAGTGGCAAGATCGTTGGTTCAATAGTATGCGAGCCTGGAAAGTAGAACGCATAAACTCAGGTGCACCTACCGCCACCGGTTCTCCCGTTCCCCCTCCCCCTCCTACAGCCATGCCCGATTTCATTTCCGGTGATGCCAAAGATGACCTGCCATTCTAA